TCCAGTaagggttcagttgaacccGCTGAACCCTTACTGGCACCGCCCCTGTCATTTTCTATCTTCCCATCGACTCTCGCCCCATCTactcccattttcctttttgtttttttactttttttgaaTTTTCATGTAAAGAAACAACAAAGGAAAAAACTAGTTGGAAATTGCACAGTGTTTTTTATTTCAGTCACATCAAACAAAGTCTGATTATAGATTATTCTATCACCATACATTTGTAATAGAATTCTTCCTAAAATGAACTTTATAAGCATCCAATCATGAAGTTGAGCTAGCTTAATTAGAAAGGTTAGTAACTTAAACATTAAACCGTTGAACTAACATGTCATTAGTTAAGTAGATGATTAGTAAAGGTGAaccactttgttttcctttcatGTAGGGCCATTTCTGATTACTCCTATCAACTTCTAATTAAGGATGATAATTTGTCATTGGAATTTCCACCTGCCTATTCCAAATTAATTCTCCATGTTTAAAGGACAactaaattatttattattattacaaaaAATTGACCAACTACCATATACATGTATGCATATAAATATGCTCAATCTTGCCACTTTCTGAGGTCCTTTAATTTCTCTTTCTTCTATGGAGGTACCTCTTTTAAAAATTTCCCTTCTTATCCTAAGCtttcttgttcttttttctatttttaattgcattattattattattacttcatttttaacttttcTTTTTCGTAGTAGTTCAAATTATGTTTGTGATTGTTTGCATTAATAAAATGTTCGTTCTATTTTTACCTGAATTTAAAAAACCATATATAATTTATGTTTATTTCTTATTTGCATTATGGATTTGTATAATTTATGTCCTTTTTATAATTTCTTGGATTGGTTGTGCCAAATCTTTGAtgggttttattttatttgtttttggggGCAGAATAGGGAAAGAGGAACAGGGTGGCCACTAGGGCTAGGGAGCATGTACATGAGATTGAGACTGGTGGAGGGTTTACCGGTTGATGTAGCAGATCATACAAGATCATCTTGTTTCCCCTCCAGTAGTTTCTCTTCCTTCTCTTCTTCTAACCTTGATACCGAGGTATATTTTTCTCCCTATCActttatctattactatatactaaaagagacaccacaCACCCGGAATGATACGTGTcgattcctggtgcgatttttttccgtcaaaaatcactttcccaaaaagtgtttctgttttattttatttttattctctacattttttttataaactatttttgtattgaaacaaaatttagtttataaattatggcaataatataTACGACTTAATAATAGTTATTCTAAATtgataatattttagtcaaatgactatattaataatggaaaatatatcacttaatattttggtcaaattaccatattagcattttaaatatgcatattagatgaataaatttaaaggaACATGTTATAAATGTTATAATTATGCAGTAGTTGGTCGgggagatattcagttaaatattttgtgaaaaaaatgatcaaaattcgtgcgtgcacgggatctaatctagtagtTTATACAACTATGTGATACGTAATAACTAATAAAGGTTGATTTGTGTATCTAGTTAAGGTGTGTTCTATAATTCTATTCatttgattttcacttattttttcaaaCTAATCTTAATTGAATTTACTAAAACTTTCTTTTGTTATAAATGTACTTTGGTAGCCCTTATTTTTTccaaatttttcttatttaagtttatctaaacttaactgaacttattataGTATCAACTTTTTTTCTCGAAAtgagtgaaaataaggtgagcAGAGTAAGGCTTAGTTATTTAGTCATCTTTTAATTTTGGGATGAAGCTGATGAAATTTGTAAACAACTACGTAGTACTTGTATTTGTTTTGTCATAATCATTAATTCATTATacactttattatattttggaGGGTTAAcattagaaaaatataaatctaaatcatcattttcatattcaattattcatatactttcttttctttcaattttttttgtactACTTGCACAATTTCCTTGTAGGTTTGAATCAATTTgtgttttcataattaattaaggaTGTGTGAGGGATTGAGAGAGTAACACAACTTCTATTTTGAACTTTCCAAAATTTACCAACTAAACTAGTTGACATTCATAAGTGACATACATGTACAGTTGGTTTGCCTCCAAGGCACTAACAATAACAAACTTTTATATTAACACCATTGCAAGTCCCTCGTTTTAATGTGTAATTGTAATGCAAAAGGATTCTGATTAATTTTGATTGAAATACAACCAATGCAAAGCAGTCAACAGCATCATTCTTCCAAGACAACAACAAGACCTTAGGCCGTATGATCGGATTCAGACAACGCAACAGAAGATCTGATTTATACTCAAGACATACATTCGAGCGTGCCGATACACCAAATACATTGTCTAACAGAAGTCCTTCGGAGCATAGAGATGAATTGGGTATGAAAATGTGCGATGGAATTTGCATTCCTTTATGTCTAGTTGCTAAAATGAGGAAGAACAAAGATGGTTCAAAGAGATGAACTAAATTTTTTTATGGTAGGAAAAACCATAACCAAATACAATTACTTACATTGTATATGCAAACAATAAGATAGATTTCTTTTCATattatacaaattaattaatgtaACTCAAAGTTTGAAATATAGTGATGTTGATATTTGACACTCCCTCAGCTCTTTCTCTTATGTGTAATTCTTATTTGGAATctttttgtgaaaaaaaaagtttaaagtagaaagaacaaaaagaggcgTAGATTTTACTCCGTTACATGATAGCCCATAGCTAGTCACACATGCACTAGTGATACTACTTTGATAtcggagaaaaaaaaaatcttaatctACTTTGGCTCACTACAAAAAAGAAGAGCAAGGAGGACAATAATTTTAAAGCAAGGAGGACGACTTTTAAATCGTCTTTTGTATAAATAGTCAAATAGGGCGAAATGGGGTCGTCCAATTTCGATACTATCAAAGAGAGCGATGTAAAAGTCGTCTTATCAAATAGTAACAATAAGAGCGAAAACTGCTATGTCGCCCTCTTTGATCAAACAAAGAATGCAACAACTCTAATTGCCCTCTTTCGATAAATCACTTTATGAAAaaataaagattaaaaaaaattacacacCTAAACAACTAAACTCTCGATTTGATTCCTTGTTAACCCAAACTCCCGAAATGCGGTGAGGAAACCTAAAATCCCAAAGTTATTGTCggtgctttctctctcctaatctCCAGTTCTAGTTAATCAAAAGTTGATCGAATTTTCTCAATTTGTTCGTTTCTCAATTAGTAAGCTTCAAGATTTACATCAAAGAGGGCGAtatttttcgccctctttgatcttATATGTTGTAGTGGCTATACGATCCACCAACGCCGGAGtctattttattgtttcaatttgACTTTTAACGTGTAAAATGTCATTTTGGTTTCTTAACAATCAATACAAATTTAGTAAAAGTTATAAGCAGTTGCAGAAACTCATGATTGATGATCCTAATTCGGCAATAAACGCAAAACTAAGATGCACTATACTACTATTGGAACAAACTCGTAAATTTCAAAGGGATCAATACATTAGCAACTGTTGGGGATGCTCCCAAATTGCAACCAAAGTATGAAACCTACACTGCTCTACTAGAGACGAGGAGTCGTATTTTCTCTCTAAACAGGTCAGACACCAGATGGGAGAAGCCCCGAAGGATGATAACTCCCAAGAGAAACCTGAACAAATGGTGTGACTTCCATGATGATCATGGTCACTTGACAGAAGAATGAATTCAGATGAAGGATAACATAGAAGATCTCATCCGACAGGGGTATCTAGCCAAATACCTCGCAGATCATAGGGAGGAGAAGCAAACCAAAAAGAGTCCCAAAGCAAGGCGACAGATCCAAGCCAAAAGTGACTACAAGCAATATTCGGATGAGAAAGGTCCAAATGTTTTCTTCATTAACGGAGGGACAAAATCAACCCATCAGCGCAAAACACACCTCTGAACTTTATGGCACCAAGTCAACTTCAGTGCGATCGCAGACACCCTTCCTATGGTCCCTATGATGAGTTTCTCTGCCGAAGATTGCTGAGTAGTAACCTGCGACCACGAAGATTCCCTCGTGGTGTCGGTAGATATAGCCAATCACACCGTCCACAGGGTCCTGGTCGATGGAGGTAGCTCGGCCAACATACTTTTCAGATGCGCTTTTGACAAGCTTAAAATTGATTCCAGACAATTAGCCAAGGTTAACTTCTCAGATGAAGTTATATGTGTCCGACACTGGAATTCCCGAAAAATTGCGAGGCAACCAAGAGTCAGCTTGCCGATGCAATTATAACGCAGTCAAAACCCAAAATCATTGAGAAGATGACCCGGAGGATGACTCCGTAGAAGAAGGAGTTGACCCTAAAAAAGAGCCAGGAGTAAGCAGAACCAGGCAGGTCCACCCTTATGACATACATTGAGGGCAGAGCTGACAATGGGGAAGCCCAAACGGACACCGAAATGGAAGATATATCCCTTGAATAAGGAGGAGATCCGTCGGGTATCAGAGTCGGCACAGACCTAAAAATCATGATTGTCGATCTACTGAGGGAACATAAAGACATCTTCGCATTCTCGGTAGAGGACATGCTAGGGGTCGACCCTAAAACAGTCACCCACAAGCTGAATGTTCTAGAAGGGTCGAAACCTATCAAGCAGGGGCTACGAAATTACTCAGCAGAAAAGAGTAAAAGTAGTGGCAGAGGAGGTAAAGAAGCTGAAAGACGCAGGGTTCATAGAACCGTGCAAATACCCCGAATGGCTCTCCAATGTGGTCATGGTGAAAAAGCCCAACGGATCATGACGAATGTGTGTAGATTTTACCAACATAAATCAAACATGTCCCAAAGACTGCTACCCCCTCCCACGAATAGACCAACTCGTAGACTCCACCAGTGGTCATGccctattgaaggaaataatgcccttggtccaagtatgcatataatgttaagtctaataaatgcggttcagtattaattaacaagttaataattcagtgagatcaagtgagctgaatgcctagctagaggccgcttcagttcaagtagaattaatgatattaatccacagtttactcttgactgaacccgttgggtcacacaaatagtacgtaaacggatcaagtacgtatttaatggcattaaatactccatctatggatattcggaatcgacggatcttggtttcagtgggagctgagatcgtcaaaggcaagtaaatgaatactccggaaacgatgatatttccggaaacggaaatatggatcgtatcggaaatataaatattatccaagtcgtagatgttgccgaaaacggaaacatggtacgtatcggaaaatattattggaaatggaaatattgccggaatcggaaatattgccggaaacggaaatattgtcagaatcggaaatattatcgaaatcggaaaataatttcaaaaacggaaatattaaatatttgttcgaaacggaaatcaattccggaatcggaaatattaaatattgttcgtatcggaaatgaattccggaatcgagaatttaatcggaagcgtatcgtacgaattagcatcggacgaggcctgccagacgaaggcccaacacgaagccgggccatcgcccagcaagccgaagcGCAACAATCACACGCCAGccgcgccaggcccagcgcaaggccaggcccaacaaggcatggcgcgcgcgcgggctgatgttcgtgggctgcgagcagcgccagctcgtgtgggccgcaaggcctgcgcgggtttgtgcgatgctcgtgctcgtgcaacgtttgtgtttcaatacaaatcctaaagctaatggaatttgttctatgattaaatcctaatcctaataaagatagaatttgtttaatagagttttaataagattctaattaaataaattagtatcctaataggattccaagtccttttccataactctataaataggtgcctagggtcacatatttacatcgaggattgaagtattcaaaggtaagattttcaagcaaaaatcagccacaaacacttgccctattagccgaaatttatagtaccttaagggcgattctagttggtcaagcttaaggcggatccggacgtgctgtggactatctacggagggacgacacttggagtcctgaagacttgttcttgttcggttcgggcgcagctagggagggcacgctacaaagtgtatggatctgaattatgctaaatgattatgtgtaaataatatgtttcctggctttatggtttttccgcatgatttatgtttattcatatgtatcataacctaaaagtggtatcacgagcctcttattattttcataatctaaattgcatgaacatggttaaattttacaaatttgcaaagaattaaaggggtgattaattttcgtaattaattgcaaattgcgtttatttaattatatgtacgcagtttttcggcagtttcttcgttactcatccaaatcgagtgatttttgtgccaattccgcatgtaaaaggcattctaaaatttggacaaaaaaaatatttatcggcagaacccagaattcccaaattcgaagcctaactatgacttttcggaggtttaagtttttcgaacgcaaaagtttgtaaatttaagatgttaaattgaatatttgcgattcttgttgataaatcttgaatttttgattgacctacagtatatgtttaacaagtttgaatgcctagccttgttaattatacaacctaatttgtaattatgattaatttgttgaaattcaaaaaatttagaattgatttgtttttcataattaattaataatttaattaggtacccatgattaaaaaccaccatcaaaattgttaatttatgttaaattttaaatttttatgacctagatttgaatccatgtaaatcggaaattaattgattaataaattttcgatttttcgccctaaaattatgaaataatatgatttattaatttgtcgttaattttaaattaaaaattttaaatttttatgaaaacgctcataaatgttgcacgcacaaagcaaaggaagctacgtgttacccttaaaaggggtgttgtattatgcgggcacgcgacgacgagcaagggagctcgtcgccggtgcggtacgaatgcagcgagcaacctagcgcatggcgcgcgcacgaggcaagacagcctgtgcgtgtgtgctgtgtgctatgggcgatgggcgaagggcgatggcGTGGCAGAtggagaggcgcgcgcgcgagggcgagagctgggtcgcccagcgatcgctgcttagcgcaccaacacgcgatgcgtcgagggcttgcttgcacgcgagcgagcgagcgctccttccgtagctgctgcgatgcatgcgggcaagcaggctgcgcgcaagtgtggcttggcttgctgcgtttgcgcgtggctgctgctgcgatgtACCATGGGCCAGCGATTGGTCGTGCGcatgatggggcttgggcgcaagcccaagtgctcgtcgtgttacgattgacgcgttttgaattttaatttcagattttcagttcgaaaataatttctattaattttaaaattaataatttaaattgttttctcggattttaattttgaatattataattattataaattttatttatactaattattttactaaaattaaaccttgaattaatttaaattcatttaattcaactgaaaaataaattaaataaaatggattcaattataaatttatatgagctttaaatttttattaaatttgtatgtttccggttagactagaaatacatttttatgtttaaaattagtaaaacatatgaatttattggtttaagtgggagaaattttagtcataaactcttgattaggtctacaaatcctttaaggttaaacaacttgattagaattaataaggactgaataattggtagattattggtgcccttgattaattgctacaaatatttatgtgatgcatataa
This Spinacia oleracea cultivar Varoflay chromosome 6, BTI_SOV_V1, whole genome shotgun sequence DNA region includes the following protein-coding sequences:
- the LOC110784882 gene encoding uncharacterized protein, which gives rise to MYMRLRLVEGLPVDVADHTRSSCFPSSSFSSFSSSNLDTESTASFFQDNNKTLGRMIGFRQRNRRSDLYSRHTFERADTPNTLSNRSPSEHRDELGMKMCDGICIPLCLVAKMRKNKDGSKR